From Mucilaginibacter rubeus, a single genomic window includes:
- a CDS encoding FecR family protein encodes MNQKEIKRLLDKFKAGKCTDEELQLLQQMMHELDTDTNTDNNIKALKQPLWERIEKQTIAKGKVRRLNTTWLKVAAAVLVTVCAGLFYSKIATHKNEQIAYQVITAPKGSMKQIMLPDSTTVQLNAGTSIKFPVSFSDSKREVTLINGEAFFDVKHDMKRPFMVHTAKVTTQVLGTSFNIKFYKELPDLQVYVSSGKVEVHDLHHTLGFYTPRQQLTYNKQHESFTRQELTADHSLSWMHDELILDNTSFKEITVYLQNRYSVNFKYNEKRLAQQHYSVRFSNRLNIRQVLDILQFIDGRKYKLNGDTVNIK; translated from the coding sequence GTGAATCAAAAAGAAATAAAAAGATTACTCGATAAGTTTAAAGCCGGTAAATGCACCGACGAGGAATTGCAGCTTTTACAACAAATGATGCATGAACTTGATACAGACACCAACACCGATAACAATATTAAAGCCCTGAAGCAACCGCTTTGGGAACGTATAGAAAAACAAACCATAGCTAAGGGCAAGGTCCGCAGGTTAAATACTACGTGGTTAAAAGTTGCAGCGGCGGTTTTAGTGACTGTGTGCGCAGGTTTGTTCTACTCAAAAATAGCTACCCATAAAAATGAGCAGATTGCCTACCAGGTAATCACAGCACCCAAAGGCAGTATGAAACAGATCATGTTGCCCGATAGCACAACTGTACAGTTAAACGCGGGTACATCAATAAAATTCCCTGTTAGTTTCAGTGATTCAAAAAGAGAAGTAACGCTTATTAACGGCGAGGCATTTTTTGATGTGAAGCACGATATGAAGCGGCCATTCATGGTGCATACGGCTAAGGTTACTACACAGGTATTAGGTACATCATTCAATATCAAATTTTATAAAGAACTGCCCGATCTGCAGGTTTATGTGAGCAGTGGTAAGGTAGAAGTACATGATCTGCATCATACCCTGGGTTTTTATACTCCTCGACAGCAGTTAACCTACAATAAACAGCATGAAAGCTTTACGCGGCAGGAGCTAACGGCCGATCATTCCCTGAGCTGGATGCATGACGAACTGATACTTGACAATACATCATTTAAGGAGATTACGGTTTACCTGCAAAACCGCTATAGCGTAAACTTTAAATACAATGAAAAACGACTGGCGCAACAGCATTACTCGGTTAGGTTTTCAAATAGGCTGAATATCAGGCAGGTGTTGGATATACTTCAGTTTATTGATGGCCGAAAGTATAAGTTAAACGGAGATACAGTAAATATTAAATAA
- a CDS encoding RNA polymerase sigma factor produces the protein MKQYSDAQLLLELQGGNDGAFREIYERYADKLIAFALKKTQNEDEAMDMVQELFLSIWKNRDTIQVNGALEAYLMVSVNYMSYKWYKKQSTKPRSLDDVCELQETYEHSTDQKLSLAELHLLINREIEDMPEKMRQVYLCSREQDMTGPQIAEFLGLSHQTVRNQISNALSRLKKSVQKYYDVIPFDNYSRFLLLIIFFKKL, from the coding sequence GTGAAACAATATTCGGATGCACAACTTCTACTTGAACTGCAGGGCGGTAACGATGGGGCATTCAGGGAAATTTATGAGCGTTATGCTGATAAATTAATAGCCTTCGCATTAAAGAAAACACAAAACGAGGATGAAGCGATGGATATGGTACAGGAGTTGTTCCTTTCCATATGGAAAAATCGTGATACCATCCAGGTAAATGGTGCGCTTGAGGCTTACCTTATGGTTTCTGTTAATTACATGAGCTATAAATGGTATAAAAAGCAAAGTACAAAGCCCCGCTCATTAGATGATGTTTGCGAATTGCAGGAAACTTACGAACACAGTACCGATCAAAAACTTTCCCTTGCCGAATTACACCTGTTGATAAACCGGGAAATAGAAGATATGCCCGAAAAGATGCGACAGGTTTACCTGTGCAGCCGTGAGCAGGATATGACCGGGCCGCAAATTGCCGAGTTTTTAGGTTTATCGCACCAAACCGTACGCAACCAGATCAGCAATGCTTTAAGCAGACTGAAAAAGTCTGTTCAGAAATATTACGATGTTATCCCTTTTGATAATTACAGCAGATTTTTGCTGCTGATAATTTTTTTCAAAAAGTTATAG
- a CDS encoding FadR/GntR family transcriptional regulator produces the protein MSKIIKRSLAEEIAEKLKEQIADGRYQINDKLPTEPELMSEFGVGRSSIREATKSLVQSGLLRIQQGAGTFVERTTVNPEPMEARIKRARSQDLDEVRQLLEMKIAEKAAINRSQKDIFTMKSHLETRKRTAEAGLLEECIDADVKFHIAIAEASKNEILSDLYKTAAVHLKNWFTEIHPDTRIFIDTQHLHEKLLKNILDCDSKQAWNTVIEIHQH, from the coding sequence ATGAGTAAGATTATTAAAAGGTCGCTGGCTGAGGAGATTGCTGAGAAACTGAAAGAGCAGATAGCTGATGGCCGGTATCAAATAAATGATAAACTACCTACCGAGCCCGAGCTTATGTCCGAGTTTGGTGTTGGCCGCTCAAGCATCCGCGAGGCAACAAAAAGCCTGGTACAATCTGGCCTGCTCAGGATCCAACAGGGTGCAGGAACTTTTGTAGAGCGCACAACTGTTAACCCCGAACCAATGGAAGCCCGTATAAAACGCGCCCGGTCGCAGGACCTTGATGAGGTAAGGCAGTTACTGGAGATGAAAATAGCCGAAAAAGCAGCTATAAACCGCTCGCAGAAGGATATCTTTACCATGAAAAGCCATTTGGAAACCCGGAAAAGAACTGCAGAGGCCGGGCTATTGGAAGAATGCATTGATGCCGACGTTAAATTTCACATAGCTATTGCGGAAGCGTCAAAAAACGAGATCCTGAGCGATTTGTATAAGACTGCAGCCGTCCATTTAAAAAACTGGTTCACCGAAATCCACCCGGATACACGCATTTTTATCGACACGCAGCACCTTCACGAAAAGCTCCTGAAAAATATTCTCGACTGCGATTCGAAACAGGCCTGGAATACAGTCATTGAAATTCATCAACATTAA
- a CDS encoding SusC/RagA family TonB-linked outer membrane protein translates to MEKSLTRISRRLISAILLLVTTLTALLPVHAFAERSVSLMDQPVTVKFADETMDASLEKLKKAVNTVAFNYKMDDVAAVKVKANSFVNKPLKDVLNALTANTQLEYREKYGTIIISHKKVVRAPEKITVTGSVTDKDGPLAGVAVRSKTSTAATSTDVNGNFKIIVEKDEVLVFSFIGYKSREVVAGQSPLNITLEADVTGLNAVVVVGYGTQKNTDVTGSVGSLKVTNVKDRSVGSVTEMLQGQIAGVTVLNEGGDPTSGPSIRLRGQSSFNNEGPLMVVDGTIYNGGPIDPSDIESIDVLKDSYAAIYGAKAAGGVILITTKRGKQGKTNLDITAKGGVQNALKILQALNAADYADAINTAYDNAGKTRLPAFDGTVNPDSRVTRTNWTDALFRTGYVQDYNMNISGGTEKSNFYVSGGYRKNDAILLNTNAIRYNFRVNSDHQINNWLKIGESMSYSYNNGQGANTTSAYTGAILSAIFYPPNASIYNADGSFGGVPAQYAGSYGDVINPVAYLKRLDNSDAVNSFNINPYVEINLIKGLKFRSNLGITKNLETIKNFSTRVLEPGKKFFDNFLFQEQYNARTILAEQTLNYDRTFGNHHVSALAGYTYQNDTQEFFSVNTDNYLSEDPAYRYIINGSLNPTGVPLQGNKNESALISYLGRIGYDYAGKYFINGIIRRDATSLLTSKNRAEVYPGVSAGWLISKESFFPTDALVSFAKLRASYGQSGNLAGLPSFPTSVSLTKTAGYLGSPAAAITGSAVDGLANLDLKWEKATQTDIGVDLGLMNGKINVTADVFQKRNTRFLFQPPVAAVYGVSNPPFVNGGQITNRGVELAVKYQGAVGDFHYNLAANGSYIKNKIDNILPGQQTILSGPTVRDNLVPVWLQQGYSLYSFFGLKTAGLFQSQDEVNNYKDASGNLIQPNAKAGDIKFQDLNHDGKITEADKTYLGTPFPKFSYGFTANFSYGPFDMSVFLQGIAGNKLFNAVKYTGLNASIQNYNLLADAKNAWSPTHTNTNIPRLSASDANGNFGNVSDFYVENGSYMRIKNVTLGYTLPKALMTKIGVRSARVFANAQNLATFTKYTGLDPEVGINQNGVDLGLYPQARIILIGVNVGL, encoded by the coding sequence ATGGAAAAATCTTTAACCCGGATTTCAAGAAGATTAATCTCAGCAATTTTATTGCTGGTAACAACCCTGACGGCATTATTGCCCGTTCACGCCTTCGCCGAGCGTAGTGTGTCGCTGATGGATCAGCCGGTAACCGTAAAGTTTGCCGATGAAACCATGGATGCATCGCTCGAGAAACTCAAAAAAGCGGTAAATACCGTTGCGTTTAACTACAAGATGGATGATGTGGCCGCGGTAAAAGTAAAGGCAAATTCATTTGTTAACAAGCCATTAAAAGATGTACTTAACGCATTAACTGCCAACACGCAATTGGAGTACCGCGAAAAGTACGGCACTATCATCATCTCGCATAAAAAGGTGGTGCGTGCACCCGAAAAAATTACAGTAACCGGTTCGGTGACCGATAAAGACGGTCCGCTTGCCGGTGTAGCTGTACGCAGCAAAACCTCAACTGCCGCTACCTCTACTGATGTTAATGGTAATTTTAAAATTATCGTTGAAAAGGACGAAGTGTTGGTATTCAGCTTTATCGGCTACAAAAGTCGCGAAGTAGTCGCCGGTCAGTCTCCGCTTAACATTACTTTGGAGGCCGATGTTACCGGTCTTAACGCTGTAGTAGTGGTAGGTTACGGTACACAGAAAAATACCGACGTAACCGGTTCTGTAGGTTCATTGAAAGTAACCAATGTTAAAGATCGCTCTGTAGGCTCGGTTACCGAAATGCTGCAGGGACAAATTGCAGGTGTTACAGTTTTGAACGAAGGTGGTGACCCTACTTCTGGCCCAAGCATCAGGTTACGTGGCCAAAGCTCTTTCAATAATGAAGGTCCGCTGATGGTTGTTGATGGTACTATTTATAACGGCGGCCCTATCGATCCTTCGGATATCGAATCTATCGACGTATTGAAAGATTCATATGCCGCTATCTACGGTGCTAAAGCTGCCGGTGGTGTAATTTTGATCACTACTAAACGTGGCAAGCAAGGTAAAACCAACCTTGACATTACTGCTAAAGGCGGTGTACAAAACGCTTTGAAAATATTACAGGCTTTAAATGCAGCCGATTATGCGGATGCGATAAACACTGCTTATGATAACGCAGGTAAAACCCGTTTACCTGCATTTGATGGTACCGTGAACCCTGATTCGCGCGTAACCCGTACCAATTGGACAGACGCTTTGTTCAGAACAGGTTATGTCCAGGATTATAACATGAACATCAGCGGTGGTACAGAAAAATCTAACTTTTATGTATCAGGTGGCTACCGTAAAAACGATGCTATCCTGTTAAACACCAATGCTATCCGTTATAACTTTCGTGTAAACTCTGATCACCAGATCAATAACTGGTTGAAGATTGGCGAGAGTATGTCATACTCTTATAACAACGGCCAGGGTGCTAACACAACCAGCGCCTATACCGGTGCTATTTTATCGGCAATTTTTTATCCGCCTAATGCTTCTATCTACAATGCTGATGGCAGCTTTGGTGGTGTGCCGGCCCAGTACGCAGGTTCATATGGCGACGTTATTAACCCGGTTGCCTATTTAAAACGTTTGGATAACAGTGATGCTGTAAACAGCTTCAATATCAATCCTTATGTTGAAATTAACCTGATCAAAGGTTTAAAATTTCGCTCGAACCTTGGCATAACCAAAAACCTGGAAACCATCAAAAACTTCAGCACAAGGGTTTTGGAGCCAGGCAAGAAATTCTTTGATAACTTCCTGTTCCAGGAGCAATATAATGCCCGCACTATCCTTGCTGAGCAAACTTTAAACTACGACAGAACATTTGGTAACCACCACGTAAGTGCTTTGGCTGGTTATACCTACCAGAATGATACCCAGGAGTTTTTTAGCGTAAATACTGATAATTACCTGAGCGAAGATCCTGCTTATCGTTACATCATCAACGGTAGCCTTAACCCAACCGGTGTGCCCTTGCAGGGTAACAAAAACGAATCTGCTTTGATCTCTTACCTTGGCAGGATCGGTTATGACTATGCAGGCAAATACTTCATCAACGGCATTATTCGTCGTGATGCTACTTCATTATTGACAAGTAAAAACCGCGCAGAGGTTTACCCAGGTGTATCGGCTGGCTGGTTAATCAGCAAGGAATCATTTTTTCCTACAGATGCATTGGTATCATTTGCTAAGTTAAGGGCAAGTTACGGTCAGTCTGGTAACCTTGCAGGTTTGCCAAGCTTCCCAACTTCGGTTTCGTTAACTAAAACTGCCGGTTATTTAGGTAGCCCGGCCGCGGCCATTACAGGTTCGGCTGTTGATGGTTTGGCTAACCTTGACCTTAAATGGGAAAAAGCTACTCAAACTGATATTGGCGTTGATTTAGGTTTGATGAACGGTAAGATCAATGTTACTGCTGATGTGTTCCAGAAAAGAAATACCCGTTTCCTGTTCCAGCCTCCGGTTGCAGCGGTTTACGGTGTATCAAACCCTCCGTTTGTTAACGGTGGTCAAATCACAAACAGGGGTGTCGAATTAGCGGTTAAATACCAGGGTGCTGTTGGCGACTTCCACTATAACCTGGCAGCTAACGGATCTTATATCAAAAACAAAATTGATAACATACTTCCAGGTCAGCAAACTATCCTTTCTGGCCCAACAGTAAGGGATAACCTGGTGCCGGTTTGGTTGCAGCAAGGCTACTCATTGTATTCTTTCTTCGGTTTAAAAACAGCAGGCTTGTTTCAGTCGCAGGATGAGGTAAATAACTATAAAGATGCCTCAGGTAACCTGATCCAGCCAAACGCTAAAGCAGGCGATATTAAATTCCAGGACCTTAACCACGATGGTAAAATTACCGAGGCTGATAAAACTTACCTGGGTACGCCATTTCCTAAATTCAGCTATGGCTTTACAGCAAACTTTAGCTACGGTCCGTTTGATATGAGCGTGTTTTTACAGGGGATTGCAGGTAATAAGCTTTTCAATGCCGTTAAATACACTGGTTTAAACGCCTCTATCCAAAACTATAACCTGCTGGCCGATGCTAAAAACGCATGGAGCCCAACTCATACCAATACCAATATCCCACGTTTATCTGCAAGTGATGCAAACGGCAACTTTGGTAACGTATCTGACTTTTATGTTGAGAATGGCTCATACATGCGCATCAAAAACGTAACCCTCGGTTATACACTGCCAAAAGCGCTAATGACTAAAATTGGCGTACGTAGTGCCCGCGTTTTTGCCAACGCGCAAAACCTGGCCACATTTACTAAATACACAGGTCTTGACCCGGAAGTTGGTATCAATCAGAACGGCGTTGATTTAGGCTTGTATCCACAGGCAAGGATTATTTTAATAGGTGTTAACGTAGGCTTATAA
- a CDS encoding gliding motility-associated C-terminal domain-containing protein: MKFITLLAIVCLSPQFALRLKAQEGEPVLIEDFGAGSAQIGPKINDGNFSTTYNYIPSQPGEGSYTIANSTTGMYPESWLQTGNHTPGQPNGYMMIVDATNTIDEFYKRTVKTLCPGTTYMFSVFVLNLMQTGGIKPDITFSVTTSLETKTNHTGPIDNGSGWLEYNITFNTPPTGGDVTIKMTNNASGGYGNDVALDDISLRPYGPALTTYFGNDKTATTAQGCADADKVYTLNVSAASDLSYTNPVYQWQISTPNGWINIPGAVSSSYPLHQPTATSNYQYRVLVAQQGNINSAQCRLMSSAVTLTIINPQPVTATASSPVCPGENIYLTASTGDSYSWTGPNGFTSVQQNPVISGATAAMSGQYHVTVFKNGCSSITPAVTVNVNAPVVANAGDNKAICKGDKTQLHATGGTSYKWYPTIGLSNPNIADPIASPEATTTYTVEVTNNNCKATSAVTITVNQGPGAFATSTREVMKGERIQLHAQVSGENVSYYWTPNENISNTTSLEPFVFPTSNITYILHVLQPGSCNLESKAAVEVKVIDKFTIPNTFTPNGDGINDTWQIDALGAYDNAITQVFNRYGTIVYNAKGYTKAWDGTYNGNRLPPGTYYYKIDLKNGTVYSGWVQIIG, translated from the coding sequence ATGAAATTTATCACTTTATTGGCGATAGTATGCCTATCGCCACAGTTCGCCCTGCGCCTTAAAGCGCAGGAGGGGGAACCGGTATTAATTGAAGACTTTGGGGCCGGATCGGCCCAAATAGGTCCGAAAATTAATGACGGGAATTTTTCTACTACCTATAATTACATACCATCACAGCCGGGTGAAGGCAGCTATACTATTGCCAACTCCACTACCGGCATGTACCCCGAATCGTGGCTACAAACAGGTAATCATACGCCAGGGCAACCTAATGGCTACATGATGATTGTGGATGCTACCAACACCATCGATGAGTTTTATAAAAGAACCGTTAAAACCCTGTGCCCCGGCACCACTTACATGTTCAGCGTTTTTGTGCTCAACCTGATGCAAACCGGCGGTATCAAACCGGATATTACTTTTTCCGTAACTACATCCCTCGAAACAAAAACTAACCATACCGGGCCAATAGATAACGGTTCAGGCTGGCTGGAATACAACATTACTTTTAATACCCCACCAACCGGAGGCGATGTAACCATCAAAATGACCAATAATGCCAGCGGTGGCTACGGCAACGATGTGGCCCTCGATGATATATCATTACGCCCCTACGGCCCTGCACTTACTACCTATTTCGGAAACGATAAAACAGCCACAACAGCGCAGGGATGCGCCGACGCGGATAAGGTTTACACTTTGAACGTTAGCGCCGCATCTGACCTATCTTACACCAATCCAGTGTATCAGTGGCAAATAAGTACACCAAACGGATGGATAAATATCCCGGGGGCGGTATCATCCTCCTACCCGCTCCATCAACCCACTGCCACCAGCAATTATCAGTACAGGGTATTGGTTGCCCAGCAAGGCAACATCAATTCGGCACAATGCAGGTTAATGTCATCTGCCGTGACATTAACTATCATCAATCCGCAACCAGTTACTGCGACTGCGAGCTCGCCGGTTTGCCCTGGCGAAAACATTTATCTTACAGCATCCACGGGTGATAGTTATAGCTGGACGGGGCCGAACGGCTTTACGTCGGTGCAACAAAATCCAGTGATCAGTGGCGCGACAGCCGCCATGAGTGGGCAATACCATGTTACTGTATTTAAAAACGGATGTTCAAGTATTACGCCCGCGGTTACAGTAAACGTAAACGCGCCTGTAGTTGCCAATGCAGGCGATAATAAAGCGATTTGCAAAGGCGATAAAACACAGCTCCACGCCACTGGCGGAACATCCTATAAATGGTATCCCACAATCGGCCTTTCAAACCCAAACATTGCCGACCCGATAGCCTCGCCGGAGGCAACCACCACTTACACCGTTGAGGTGACTAACAATAACTGCAAAGCCACAAGTGCCGTTACCATAACGGTAAATCAGGGGCCCGGAGCCTTTGCCACTTCCACACGTGAAGTTATGAAGGGCGAAAGGATCCAGCTTCATGCCCAGGTAAGCGGAGAAAATGTTTCTTATTACTGGACGCCCAATGAAAATATCAGCAATACTACCTCCTTAGAGCCCTTCGTATTTCCAACCAGCAACATCACTTATATTTTGCATGTATTGCAGCCAGGATCATGCAACCTGGAGTCTAAAGCTGCTGTTGAAGTAAAGGTTATTGATAAATTCACCATCCCAAACACTTTTACGCCTAATGGCGATGGCATAAACGACACCTGGCAAATAGACGCCCTTGGCGCTTACGATAACGCCATTACACAGGTTTTTAACCGATACGGAACAATTGTTTACAATGCCAAAGGCTATACAAAAGCCTGGGACGGAACATACAACGGCAACAGGCTGCCCCCCGGGACTTATTATTACAAGATAGATCTGAAGAATGGTACGGTTTACTCAGGATGGGTGCAGATCATAGGCTGA
- a CDS encoding alkaline phosphatase gives MKKSTTLITLAALLANAGLTANAQVKNYTVADAHSHNDYKNNIPFYRAYEKGFGSIEADCYAVNGQLMVAHDKKEIDAKRSLKILYIDPLIEKFKRDPQRHLRLLIEIKEDHKAVLPLVIKELKPLEQYFDYEGHPGRLSIVMTGAVPPPAEMTNYPAWISFDVDHMNGFTAEQWKKIGLVSFPFGKYIHWNGKGVLNNEEIARIKAGIDSVHNSGKKVRFWETPDTKSSWLALIRLGVDVIGTDKIEELGDFLNKKPTSEYTAPQPYTIYKPTYKSDGAVKKVKNIILCIGDGMGLSQIYSTYTANRGQLNIFQMLNIGFSVTNSADAYITDSAAGATAFASGQKTNDRAVGVDPSGKPLKSLADYSAEAGKKTADIVACELTDATPAAFYAHDSERSHSTAIANQITSSPIDIFLGSSYKDFIWPVNGESPVDKMKKRGYTVIRNFNEFLNSSAPKILALMDDSVTRPKMEGRGNYLPLAFNKVTQIFKNAPKGFFMMIEGSQIDHGGHANNLKQIITENSDFDRVVGDALKFADEDGETLVIVTADHETGGLTLLDGSINNGYVWGDFSTNDHTGTPVPVFSYGPHSLDFRGVYSNTEIFNKIKALLQ, from the coding sequence ATGAAAAAAAGTACTACCCTAATTACGCTGGCGGCGCTGCTGGCAAACGCTGGCCTGACGGCCAACGCGCAGGTTAAAAACTACACAGTAGCCGATGCACATTCCCACAACGATTACAAAAACAACATTCCTTTTTACCGGGCCTATGAAAAAGGTTTCGGTTCTATCGAGGCCGACTGTTATGCTGTTAACGGGCAGCTGATGGTGGCACACGATAAAAAGGAGATCGACGCCAAACGGTCGTTAAAGATCTTGTACATAGATCCGCTGATTGAAAAATTTAAACGTGATCCGCAACGCCATTTGAGGCTGCTTATCGAAATTAAGGAAGATCATAAAGCAGTATTACCGCTTGTGATTAAAGAGTTAAAGCCGCTTGAGCAGTATTTTGATTATGAAGGTCACCCGGGCAGGTTATCGATAGTTATGACAGGTGCGGTACCGCCACCGGCCGAGATGACCAACTACCCGGCCTGGATCTCGTTTGATGTAGACCATATGAACGGTTTTACAGCCGAGCAATGGAAAAAGATCGGGCTGGTAAGTTTTCCGTTTGGTAAATATATTCATTGGAATGGCAAAGGTGTATTAAATAACGAAGAAATTGCGAGGATAAAGGCAGGCATCGATAGCGTACATAACTCCGGTAAGAAGGTACGTTTTTGGGAAACTCCTGACACCAAAAGCAGCTGGCTGGCCCTTATCCGTTTGGGTGTTGATGTAATTGGCACCGATAAAATAGAGGAACTTGGCGATTTCCTGAACAAAAAGCCGACAAGCGAATACACAGCCCCACAGCCGTATACAATTTATAAACCAACTTATAAATCGGACGGGGCGGTTAAAAAAGTAAAAAACATCATTTTGTGCATTGGCGATGGCATGGGGTTATCGCAAATCTATTCAACCTATACTGCCAACCGTGGCCAGTTAAATATTTTCCAGATGCTGAATATTGGTTTTTCGGTAACCAACTCTGCTGATGCCTATATCACCGACTCTGCCGCCGGAGCAACCGCTTTTGCATCGGGACAAAAAACTAACGATAGGGCAGTGGGTGTTGATCCATCAGGAAAACCATTGAAATCATTAGCGGATTATAGTGCCGAAGCTGGTAAAAAAACAGCTGATATTGTGGCTTGTGAATTAACCGATGCGACTCCGGCAGCTTTCTACGCGCATGATTCGGAGCGGAGTCATTCTACAGCTATCGCTAATCAAATTACTTCGTCGCCTATTGATATTTTCTTAGGCTCGTCATATAAAGATTTTATCTGGCCGGTTAATGGTGAAAGTCCAGTTGATAAGATGAAGAAGAGGGGATATACGGTTATCCGTAACTTCAATGAATTTTTAAACAGTTCGGCCCCGAAAATTCTGGCATTGATGGATGATAGCGTAACCCGTCCAAAAATGGAGGGTAGAGGAAACTACCTTCCGTTGGCATTTAATAAAGTAACTCAAATATTCAAAAATGCTCCCAAAGGTTTCTTTATGATGATTGAAGGTTCGCAGATTGACCATGGTGGTCACGCCAATAACCTGAAACAAATAATTACCGAAAATAGCGACTTTGACCGCGTTGTTGGTGATGCTCTAAAATTTGCCGATGAAGATGGAGAAACGCTGGTAATAGTAACTGCCGATCATGAAACAGGGGGCTTAACACTGCTTGACGGCAGTATCAACAACGGTTACGTATGGGGCGATTTTAGCACCAATGATCATACCGGCACCCCGGTTCCGGTATTTAGCTACGGCCCCCACTCGTTGGATTTTAGAGGCGTTTACAGCAATACAGAGATCTTTAATAAGATTAAGGCTTTATTGCAATAG
- a CDS encoding RagB/SusD family nutrient uptake outer membrane protein, producing MKFKNIISKGLMGVMVIALAQSCKKGTLDNIKPTGTPTSTNFWKTAADAQAAANGLYEKQSNSEDLYGRGFFWFINASDDMVVGRTSADRENIKNFICTGNESSIYAPWQLHFVVMKRANDVINNVPNINMDAATKNFILGQAYFIHAVMHLEIADLYGSDKQGAPLQNRTNALAFPAQLASVKDNYAYIEADLKKAASLLPYFDKLGTADYGRAHKTAAYAYLAKTYLHAKDYANAEKYADSVILSGKHALLSNYADVFKIANNYSSEYIWSVASNLNGQSILPGAMLENKGWGLYNGFGYYQPTKELVDEFEAGDKRLPATILQKGDSFQYFGQTYTYPIGGKSNSLTGYQFNKYMEPFSYAGGIHVSPNGDEPSTDLNVPLLRYAEILLIKAEAQIMQGKNGDAALNLVRVRAGLKPITNATMVNLKHERRVELAGEWSDRNFDLVRWGDAQAIYAKPLHGSDGSVVWKARNFDPARDNVWPIPPKDIQISQGQLKQNAGW from the coding sequence ATGAAATTCAAAAATATAATTAGCAAAGGCTTAATGGGTGTAATGGTTATTGCACTGGCCCAAAGCTGTAAAAAAGGCACTTTAGATAATATTAAACCAACCGGTACGCCAACCAGTACAAACTTCTGGAAAACAGCTGCTGATGCTCAGGCAGCAGCCAATGGTTTATACGAAAAACAAAGTAACAGTGAGGATCTTTATGGTCGCGGTTTCTTTTGGTTCATTAACGCCAGCGATGATATGGTTGTAGGCCGTACATCTGCCGACAGGGAAAACATCAAAAACTTTATCTGTACCGGTAATGAAAGCAGTATCTACGCGCCATGGCAGTTACACTTCGTGGTGATGAAACGTGCCAATGACGTAATCAATAATGTGCCGAACATTAACATGGATGCAGCTACCAAAAACTTTATTTTGGGGCAGGCTTACTTTATCCATGCGGTAATGCACCTGGAAATCGCCGATTTATATGGTTCTGACAAGCAAGGCGCTCCTTTGCAAAACCGTACCAACGCTTTGGCTTTCCCTGCTCAATTAGCATCAGTAAAAGATAATTATGCTTATATCGAGGCCGATTTGAAAAAGGCAGCTTCTTTATTGCCTTATTTCGATAAACTGGGTACTGCCGATTATGGCCGTGCGCATAAAACTGCTGCCTATGCTTATTTGGCTAAAACCTACCTGCATGCTAAAGATTATGCAAATGCTGAAAAATATGCCGATTCGGTTATCCTGAGCGGTAAACATGCACTGTTAAGCAATTATGCCGATGTATTCAAGATCGCTAATAACTACAGCTCCGAGTATATCTGGTCGGTAGCAAGCAACCTGAATGGTCAAAGCATTTTGCCGGGAGCTATGTTGGAGAATAAAGGCTGGGGTTTATATAACGGCTTCGGTTATTATCAGCCAACAAAAGAACTGGTTGACGAGTTTGAGGCAGGTGATAAAAGGCTTCCGGCTACTATCCTGCAAAAAGGCGATAGCTTCCAGTATTTTGGTCAAACTTATACTTACCCTATCGGTGGTAAAAGCAACAGCTTAACCGGTTATCAGTTTAACAAATACATGGAGCCGTTTAGCTATGCTGGTGGTATCCACGTAAGCCCTAACGGCGATGAGCCATCTACAGACTTAAACGTACCGTTGTTGCGTTATGCCGAGATCTTGCTGATCAAAGCCGAAGCTCAGATTATGCAAGGTAAAAACGGCGATGCCGCACTAAACCTTGTACGTGTACGTGCCGGTTTAAAACCAATCACTAATGCTACCATGGTTAATTTGAAACATGAGCGTCGTGTTGAATTGGCAGGTGAGTGGAGTGATCGTAATTTCGACCTGGTACGTTGGGGCGATGCGCAGGCAATTTACGCAAAACCGTTACACGGTTCGGATGGCTCAGTTGTGTGGAAAGCTCGTAACTTTGATCCGGCAAGGGATAACGTTTGGCCGATACCGCCAAAGGATATTCAGATAAGCCAGGGTCAGCTGAAACAGAATGCCGGCTGGTAA